The Bacillota bacterium genome includes a region encoding these proteins:
- a CDS encoding amidohydrolase family protein translates to MIKCPQKIIDCSVWTGNWAFYYLKYGKLELLKKRLMKYNIVRAYVSPIEAILEQDPMRANLHMYNVIDNMKINSIDNMKPDNLNSEFFLPVPIIDLSFANWKDNIEFAIKRNDVKIVKLLPNYHMYELNEDKLEKLIEYTSKYNLIISIQMRVEDARRHHPLMKIPDVDIIKAVKVISAFPKQKFIICNGYLNDVEQALHFLDNIYVDISSVEAQDVLSYLCDKYGADRLLFSSHSAFYCIEGNVFKLVLSGLDKEYMNKVAYENACKLGL, encoded by the coding sequence GTGATTAAATGCCCTCAAAAAATAATTGATTGTTCAGTATGGACGGGTAACTGGGCTTTTTATTACTTAAAATATGGTAAGCTTGAACTACTAAAAAAAAGGCTTATGAAATATAATATTGTTAGAGCTTATGTTTCTCCGATTGAAGCTATTCTAGAACAGGATCCAATGCGTGCTAATCTTCATATGTATAATGTTATTGATAATATGAAGATTAATTCTATAGATAATATGAAGCCAGATAATTTGAATTCAGAATTCTTTTTGCCTGTTCCTATTATTGACCTGTCGTTTGCAAATTGGAAGGATAACATTGAATTTGCCATAAAACGTAATGATGTTAAAATTGTGAAATTGCTCCCTAATTACCATATGTATGAACTGAATGAAGATAAATTAGAGAAACTAATTGAATATACATCAAAATATAACCTTATTATATCTATTCAAATGAGGGTTGAGGATGCAAGAAGACATCATCCACTTATGAAGATTCCTGATGTCGATATAATAAAGGCAGTAAAAGTAATTTCTGCCTTCCCAAAACAAAAGTTTATTATATGTAATGGCTATTTGAATGATGTAGAACAGGCACTTCATTTTCTTGACAATATTTATGTTGATATTTCCAGTGTAGAAGCACAGGATGTTCTTTCTTACTTGTGTGACAAATATGGCGCGGACCGGTTGCTTTTCTCATCTCATAGTGCTTTTTATTGTATAGAGGGAAATGTATTTAAACTCGTACTTTCAGGACTCGACAAAGAATATATGAATAAAGTAGCATATGAGAATGCATGTAAATTAGGTCTTTAA
- a CDS encoding amidohydrolase family protein: MIIDSHTHLIFKKSDTLNSELKKLLEVMERTSVDKACLVPFPESQRKYFFWKENEIIDTAEALVNAVSKYPDKFFALLWLNPALPNEYSIKMIEKYIVNGPLDGVKLHIQMNARDKRMEPLAEALQAYNIPILFHAWYKTVQKYEYESDPSDIANLASRFPKLRILMAHLSGCGKRGIQDIKEHNNILIDTSGSQPEDGLLEYAIEQLGVDRIVFGSDYAGRDMGTQLGRIFSVDMDEIAREKILSKNAIAFFKKGGGHCD; the protein is encoded by the coding sequence ATGATAATTGATAGTCATACACATTTAATATTTAAAAAGTCTGATACATTAAACTCTGAATTAAAGAAACTATTAGAGGTAATGGAAAGAACTTCTGTGGACAAAGCATGTCTTGTACCATTTCCAGAATCTCAAAGAAAATATTTTTTCTGGAAAGAAAATGAAATAATTGATACAGCTGAGGCTCTTGTAAATGCTGTATCAAAATATCCTGATAAATTTTTTGCACTTCTTTGGTTAAATCCTGCACTGCCAAATGAGTACAGTATAAAAATGATTGAAAAATATATTGTTAACGGACCTCTTGACGGGGTTAAGCTTCATATCCAGATGAATGCAAGAGATAAACGCATGGAACCTCTTGCAGAGGCTTTACAGGCATATAACATACCAATCTTGTTCCATGCCTGGTATAAAACAGTTCAAAAGTATGAATATGAATCTGATCCATCTGATATCGCGAATCTTGCATCACGTTTTCCAAAACTCAGGATTTTGATGGCCCACCTTTCAGGTTGTGGTAAAAGGGGTATACAGGATATAAAGGAGCACAATAATATTCTGATTGATACATCAGGCTCACAACCGGAAGATGGGTTACTTGAATATGCAATAGAACAGCTTGGTGTAGATAGGATAGTTTTTGGTTCAGATTACGCTGGAAGGGATATGGGTACCCAACTTGGGAGAATTTTCTCTGTAGATATGGATGAAATAGCAAGAGAAAAAATACTCTCTAAAAATGCAATTGCATTTTTTAAAAAAGGAGGTGGGCACTGTGATTAA